The sequence below is a genomic window from Ruminiclostridium josui JCM 17888.
GTAGTATTTGTTGATGATAATAATCGTATAACATGTAAAACAAATTATGAAAAGCATGGCCAGATAGTAGAATAATGATTTAGGCCGTTTACATTTACGTTGATTTTGGTATTAAGTTACATGTTTGGAAATATTTTAAAATATTGAAAGATAACCCCCTTATTGAATAAGGGGGTCTCTTTTTGGGATATGTCTAAGGTCATTCAAATTCCGAATAACCCATTGCATTATAGTCTGGGGTTGAAATGGTAACTTTTATTTTAAGATTATGGTCTTTTTGAAATTGAATGAGAGCCTCTTTCAAATCGTCCTCATATATACCTGATTCATAACCATTAAAATATCCCAATTGTTTTAGCCTTTCTTGAACTGCCAGAACATCTGCCCCTCTGTCTCCAGGTTTCAAGTTTCTGAATCCCATTCCAAAGGGCCCGAATGGACCGTTGCGAATAACAACAGCTGTCCCCAATGGCACTAGATTATATAGCTCTTTTATGTCCCTATTATACATACGTATGCATCCATGACTTGCAGACCTTCCAATTGATGCTTCATTTGTTGTACCATGAATACCATAATTACCCCATCTGACATTTAAGCCCAACCATCTTCCACCGAATCCCTTTCCCCATTGGCTCTTTTCAACTATTTTCCATTCTCCTATTGGAGAGGGCCATCCTGGTTTTCCTGATGAAATAGGATATTTTTTTATACATTTATCGCTTTCAAATAAATAAAGTGTTTTTTCATCTATATGTATCAATATCAGAAATTGCTGTTGGTTATTTGCTGCATGCCTTGTGAAATTCCCTTTAAAAACACAAGTATTAGCTGCAAAAAAGAGAGCAATGGATAGTATAAAAATTGCAATGATATAGAATATTTTGTTCCTTTTTATCAAGATAAACATGATTAACCTCCCTCTAAAGAAATATATGCTGAAATGTTTAATGTAAGAATGGGAGTCTGAAATATTAGTAATAACCACCACTGCATACACATTAATACAAATGCACATAATATTGAAATAAAACATACGAATGAGTGGTTTATAATGGAAAAAATAAGTAAGAACCAGCTATTCTGTTTGATAATGATGGGACAAATTGGAAGCACCAATCTATGGGCCTTAGGCATTGAAGCTAAAAGAGATGCCTGGATTGTTGATATAATTTCAACAATTGCCGGAATGGGCTTGGTCTGGTTGTATACATCAATATATAGTAAGTATCCTGAAAAAAACATTGTGGGAATAACCCAATCTATTCTTGGTAAGGTCTTGGGATGGCCATTGGGATTTGTTTATTTTATGATATATACTTTTAATGCTACCCGAACAACAAGTGAATTTGCTGATTTAATAAATGTTACATTTTTACAAGATACACCCAATTTTGTAATACAGATTATCTTTTATATAGCAATTATTTACGTTCTTTTTTTAGGAATAGAGACTTTGGGGCGTATTGCTGAAATAATATTTCCAATAGTTATGTTCTTAATAATATCTATTTATATTATGATAATTGCATCAAAACAGATAGATATGAAAGAGCTGCTGCCTGTATTTCAAGATGGGTACAAACCTATATTAAAGGCTTTTTATCCAATAGGAATTAACTTTCCTTTCGGTTTGGTTTATGTTTTTTTTCAGTTCTGGAAGTATAATGGCTCGGTACAGGAAGTAAAAAAAACAACTTACTGGGCACTTATAGTGACAGGGATTAATCTGACAGTTTCTTTAATAATAATGGTTACAACATTGGGTACTAATTATACTTCCAATGCTACAATACCATTTCTAGAGGTAATCAAACTTATTAGTGTCGGCGATATAATTACTAACCTTGACGCAATAGGAGTTATTCTGGTATTTATGGGTGGATTCTATTTAACCATATTTTTTTACTATTCGGCAGTTTTAATCTTTTCAGAATTATTTAATATAAAAGATTACAGATGGGTGCTAATTCCATTGGCTGTTTTCATTATGTGGTATTCAAAAGTATATGAGCCAAATTATCCGTTTCATGTAAAATACCTAGTACCCCAGTACTGGCAGCAATGGGTACCAGTTAGCAATGTAATTCCCGCTATGCTTTTATTAATATTTCATCTTAAAAAATACTGCAATAAGAATCTAAATATTCAAAACAATAAAAGTTAGGAAAGAAGAAGAGAAATATGATAAAGTTTATCACTAAAATAATAAATGACACAATAGAGACAGGGATAGGACAAAGTATAATAGCATTTTCGGCATGGGGATATGCTTTTCTTTTAGTAGCGGTAGCTTTGTACTATGCGGTACTATCCCTGATAAAGTTGATTTTTGGTAAGAAAAACTAAAGGCTTCTTTACTTATCAATCTTTTTAGCATTGAGTGGTTTTAAAGTTAGTCCGGTTCTGTTGAGACAAGTATCTACTTTAAGTGTATATGATACATTTGGGAATATTTCATCATTCCATTTATTTTTTATTTTACTCCAGGTTTTAGGGTACTTTATTTCAAAAGCTCTTCCAAAACCTAATACATCTGTTTTCATATTTTCCTGTATATTCTTTATTGTTTTATCAGTTAAAAGTTTTATATAATTTGAAAATTTGTTGTTAATTTGCTCAAATAGCTGTAGGTTAGTCACATCTAGATCTTGATCGACTTCGGTCATATTTCCTTCTGCTTTTATTGAAATATTGAATAATATATTACCTTTATCATTTATGGAAGGTTTGATAGAACATTTAATTTTTATCAGTTCAATTGTAACTTTACTGCTGGAATTATCCTTAAGTGCTTCTACATTGATGGATGTCTTGCTGCATTTACCAATCAAAATATTCAGACCAAGAGTTTCTTTGTAATCCAGAAAGCCTACTAGTTTATCTTTCTTAAATAATGCTGCTCCGTTAAGTTCTAAACCTTTGCGCTCTTCCGGCTCTGTTCCTTCTATAGGAACACTTTTAACATTAATTAACTTAAAAACACCGGTAATAGGGTTTTTTCCTTCACCGGGCATTGTCTTAATAAAATCAATTACTTTTGAGACTGCAGAACTTGAATCTATCTTTTGAGATTTGAGTATGCCTTCCATGTAGTTTGCCTGTATTTTTTCAAGGCCATGCTTAACACCAAGTACTTCGGCGGCTTTACAGTCAGAAGTAACAACAAGCCATGTTGTTTTTCTTAATTCATGACTGCGGGTTATAAAATCAATAGTGTCTCCAAGACCTTCTCGTGCATAATCCTCACCAACGACTATTACTTTAATATGAGAGAAAAAGCTTCTTCTGTCAAATTCTTTTATTGTTCGTCTGATTGCTTCAAATATTGAGTCACCTGACGAAATGACCAACTCGTAAGGAGGTTCGTTTCCACCGCCTTGCTTTTCCATGGCTGCAGGACGTACTATTTGACTTGTTAATTGAACTCTGCCGTCTGCTCCTTTATCAAACCCTATAGCCATTGCAATACCCAATTGATTCAGCTCTTTGCGATCCCAGCAGCCTGTCAGGAGCATTGAAAAAAAAGTAATGATAAATATTACCACAACAGTTTTTTTATTCAATAGTTTTTTCCTCCTTTCTTCTTATTAGGCTCATTAGGTTTATTAGGCATCTGTTTTGATGCTTGCCTGCCAGACTTTTTCCAGGTAATAACTTTAGGTCGATTTCTCATAATCCAGAGAGGAAATCTGATAATGCTGTCTTTCATATCGCTCCAATTTATGGGAGCTAGAGGTGACATAAATGGAGTTCCGAAGGTTCTAAGAGAACACATATGTGCCAATATACAGAACATACCTACAATTACGCCAAAAAGTCCAAAAGCACTGCTAATAAAAATCATAGCAAATTTTAGAATTATTATTGCATCATAAATTGAAGGGAGTATAAAGCTTGTAATAGCAGACAAAGCTGTGATAATAACCATGGGGGCACCGATTATTCCTGCTTCAACAGCGGCTTGTCCTATAACAAGAGTTCCAACAATACTTACTGCAGTACCAACAGCTTTAGGCATCCTTATTCCGGATTCACGCAGTAGTTGAAATATAATTTCGCTTATAAGTGTCTCAATTAGAACAGGAAAAGGAATTCCTTCTCTGGCAGCAGCAAAAGTTACAAGAAGGACAGTAGGGACCATTTCCTGATGGAATGTGGTAAGGGAAATATACACAGCAGGAAGGGTAAGGGTTACAAATAATGCAAGAACCCTTAGTATCCTCACCAAGTTAGTCAGGTACGGTCGGGAAAAATAATCTTCAGGTACCTGGAGCGACTCAACAAAAGTATAGGGTACTGTCAATACAATAGGTGTTCCTCCGCACAAAATTGCAACTCTTCCTTCAAGGAGTTTTGCACAAACCTTGTCTGGCCTTTCACTGTTTCCTATTGTTGCAAAAGGGGATAAGGGATTATCTTCAATAAACTGCTCAATATAACCGGATTCCAGTATGACATCGGTATCTATACGGTTTATTCTGTCACGTACTTCTTGAATAACCTTGTCGTTGGCAATACCCTGAATGTATGCAATACAAACGTCAGTTCTTGTTTGCTTTCCTACTACAAGAGTTTCAAAAATTAGGTTAGGGTTTTTAATTGTTTTACGTATTAGAGAAGTATTAACCCTGATTGTCTCTACAAAAGACTCTCGTGAGCCACGTATAACAACCTCAGTTTCTGGCTGTTGAATACTTCTGCTTTCTCCACCTTTTGCACTTACGGCAAATCCTTTTTTACATCCGTCTATAAGCAGAAGTGTATTACCTGATAAAATTGTGTCTATGGCCTCATCCATGTTTTTTACTTCTGTTGCTTCCACTATATTTAGTATGTTTTTTTGTATATCATCAAATAGGTTCTCTTTGTCCACAAGTTTACCGTGGGGGTCTGTAATATGGATGTTAACCATAAGAGATTTAACAACATACTCAAGTATCAGCTTTTTATCTCCCAATCCGTCAATAAAACCGATTAGAGCTTTAGTCTGATGCTTTACACCAAAATGAAATTCTCTAAAAATAATATCATCACTTTTGCCTAAGATATTTTTTAACCTCTGGGCATTTTTATCCAAAGAATAATCAAAGTCTTGCTGACCGCCCACATAAGATACTTTATCAGGTGAAGGTGTGTTATAATCTTTTTGCTTGCTTTTCACATCTTTAACAAATTTTATAAATTTAGATAGTTTATTAATCAAAGCATTTACCTTCCCAATAAAAATTATTATTATTAAATTATTATTTGGTTTTATTCGTTATTCTATGTAACTTTAAACGTGGGAAAATTTATGGTTTTCTACGTTTTTGAGACTCATTTTTTCCTTTTTCTCTTACTTGGATAAATTGCTCATTTTCATATTTTTTAAGAACTTGGGTTAAGTGTTCGGAATGCTCTTTTTCATCATCAATTATGGACTGTATTGCTGTTTTTATATCTTTGTAGGAAGAATAGGCCTCAATTTCTTCCTCATAAAGGATTACGGCTTCCAATTCTCCCTTAATATCTTCTCTAATATTATTAAGGATTATCTGCTTGTCATAAGATGGATTATATAATTGCATGGTGGATTTGGGTTTATGATAATCTTCGTGTTGTTCTAAAGAAGCTTTATATTGGACAGGGTCATACTTTCTCAGAAGGTTGAGAACAGTTTCATAGTGTCTTTTTTCATCCTGCATTATATGATACCAGACTTCATTTACATTTATCATGTTGGAATTAGCAATGTGGTTTTGGTATCCGTTTATTGCTATTAATTCTGCAATCATTATTTCTCTCAGTCGGTTGGTAACTTTACGTGCAGTACCTTGAGGCTGACCAGATGGATATGTATAACTCATTATTACCTCCATAAATATGTAAAAGGGAATACTGTTTATATTCTATGTTTTTCATTTGTATTTGGTGAAAAATTTTTCAAATCAATCTTGACATTTACGTAGCGTAAAGGTGTATATTTATCCTGTCAGGAGGTTTAAAGCTATGGAATACACAATAAAAAAACTGGCTCAATTAGCCGGTGTAAGCACAAGGACACTTAGGTACTATGATGAGATAGGCATTCTCAAGCCGGCGAGAATAAATTCATCAGGATACCGTATTTATGGTCGGAAGGAAGTAGACAGACTTCAGCACATTTTGTTTTATCGGGAACTGGGTGTGGAACTGGATAAAATAGGAGAATTTGTGAATAATCCTGCTTACGACTGTATTTCTGCTTTACAAAACCACCGAGAAAAGCTTTTAGAAAAGAAAAAGCAGCTAGAGCAGTTAATTAATACTATTGATAAAACAATAGCTGCTAATGAAGGGAGAATTAAAATGACAGATAGAGAAAAGTTTGAGGGCTTCAAGCAAAAGATTTTGGATGAAAATGACAAAAAATATGGAGAGGAAATTCGTGAAAAGTACGGGGAAGACACTGTGAATCAATCATACGATAAATTAATGGGGATGTCAGAGGAACGATATAAGGAATTTGAAAAACTTACAGAACTTGTCTTAGATACATTAAAGCAAGCCTATAAAACGGAAAATCCGGCAGGGGAGCTTGCACAGAAAGCCGCTGACCTGCATCGTCAATGGCTTAGCTTTTCCTGGCCTAGTTACAGCGGTGAAGCCCATGCTGGGCTTGCGCAAATGTATGTAGATGACGAAAGATTCAGAGCATATTACGATAAGGAACAACCGGGTATGGCAGAATTCTTGAGAGATGCAATTCTTATCTACACCGGGAAAACAGACAAATAATAAATAAACGGGGGTGCTGCAAAACAGAAAGTTTAATACCTGTACTTGCGTACAGGTTAAGAATATAAGAAATAGTTTTGCAACAGCCCCGTTTAAACTACCTCAATGCTTTATTGAGGTTTTGAAGGCCTTGATATTTCAGTGAGAGTGTCGGCAACTTCAGTGTCATATTTAGCATCGGTTGCCACATCACCTAGTGCTACAATACCTACAAGGTTGTTATGATCAACAACGGGTACTCTTCTTATCTGGCTGTCAGCCATCATTTTGGTAACTTGTGACATTTCCATGTCAGGGCTGACAGAAGTTATACCGGTTGTCATAATTTCTCTTACAGGTGTTTGCTGTGGATTTTTACCTACAGCAATGTTTCTAACAACGATATCTCTGTCAGTTACTATACCTACAACACTTCCCTTGTCACAAACAGGGATTGATCCTACATTATGCTGCTGCATTAATTTTGCAGTGTCAACAATAGAAGCATTTGGTTCAACATAGGTTACATTTGTAGTCATTATATCTTTTACTTTCATCGTAATCATCCTTTCATAATGATTTCAAAATTATTGTTTCCGAAAGGAATGATTAAAGTCGTGGAAATTTTTTTATTTAAAATATTTCATATTTTCATTTATATACTGTTCGGCAGTGTAGGCTGCGGAAGCTCCGTCAGCAGCAGCCGTAATAATCTGTCTCAGGTACTTTTCACGCAAATCTCCGGCTGCGAAAACACCTGGAATATTGGTTCTCATTCTATCATCTGTTATAACATAACCATCCTTGTTAAGTTCTACCTTATTCTTTACAAGTGAGGTATTGGGATTTAAACCAATTGCTACAAACAAGCCATCTACACTTATGGAATTTAGTTTTCCTGTTTTAACATTCTTAATTTTCAAGCCTTCAACACCAAATTTACCTTCAATTTCTTCTACTACAGAGTCCCATAAAAACTCAATTTTTTTGTTGCAACATAGCTCGTTTTGAAGGAGCTTTGTGGCTCTCATTGCATCCCTTCTGTGAATTATATAAATTTTGGGACAGAATCTTGCCAAATAAAGAGCATCCTCGGCAGCTGTATCACCGCCTCCAACAACTGCAACTGTTTTTCCGCGGAAAAAAGCACCGTCACAAACAGCACAGTAGGAGACGCCAGAACCTCTTAATTTCTCTTCATTTGGCAAGCCAAGCATTTTGGGCGATGCTCCCATACAAAGAATTATTGTTTTACTTTCAAAAGTATTGTTTTTAGTTTTTACTTTTTTAATATGTGAATCCAGATCAAGCTCAAGTACTTCATCATTTAATACTACCGTACCGAATTTTCTTGCCTGTTTTTCCATTCTCAATGCAAGGTCGGAGCCTCCTATAGGTTCTTCAAAGCCGGGGTAGTTTTCCATTACATCAGCTGTAGCCATTTGTCCGCCTGAAAACATTTTTTCAATAACCAGGGTGTCAAGTTGTGCCCTGGAACTATAGAGAGCAGCTGTATAACCTGCCGGACCTCCGCCTATTATTATAACGTCATTCATAACTATGCCTCCAAGAATAAATGTTATATTATATGAATTCCCAAACTAAAATAAAATAAAACACAAAAAAATACTACTTTTCATATAAATAATTAGAAGTACTATTACATAGATAGAGAGTGCATATGTTTTGTCCAAATTTTCTTTATTCTAAAGAACCAAGACCTCCACAACCTGATAATCCATCATTTGAAGAACGTCAGACTATGGCAAAATATGCATTATACAGAACTTGCCATCTGGAAGACTATGGCAATATTTTGAATGCATTTTCACCATCTGAGAATATTACATCCATAGCCAAGCCTGGTCACTTCAAAGGAAAAAGTGTGGGCATTATAGGCGGAGGCCTTGCAGGAATGGCTGCAGCCTTTGAACTTCGAAAGCTTGGATTTGATATTACAGTATTAGAGGCATCAGAGGAGCGGATAGGTGGTAGAGTTTATACATATTATTTTGATAGAGAAAAAAAACTTTATGGCGAACTGGGGCCTATGAGAATACCTGTCAACCATGAGACTGTTTGGCATTATATCAATTTATTCAAGTTGAATACAAGACCATTTATACAAAGTGACCCGGGTACCTTCATATATCTTCATCAAAGAAGAGCAAGAAATGATCCTTACGGAAAAAATGTTATGAAGTACATTTATCCTACTTACGACCTTACCTCATGGGAAGCAAAAACACCGTGGCAGGAATTAGGTTATTACGGTATAGAAGCGCCTGTACTTGAAGCACCTCCGGCTGCAAGAATTGAAGTAATTCAGGTAAAACCACGATACAGCAGGCAGTTGCTTTTCTGGGACAGCCTTAGTACTAGACAGATGTTTGAATATAAAAACCTCAGTCAGGGTGCCATTAACCTTCTCTCAAACCTATTTCCGGTAGCAGGAGAGTTACTGTATCACAATTATGTGGATTTAGTACAGGAATACTTCCCTGTGAACTTCTGGTTTCTGTATGAAATAACAGGAGGAATGGTAAATCTACCTTTAGCATTTCATAGATCATTTACAACTAATTCCCCTTGGGAGTATTATCCGGATATACCGGCTGAACTTCTTGGTAAAGTTACATGGAAGCAGGGAATAAAGGTAAAAGGAATATATAAATGCCTTGAAAACGGCAAAGTAACCCTAGCATATGACAGCAAAAAACTCATGGAAACAGGGTATGAGAATTTTGATTATATTGTATGTACAGTTCCATTCTCTGTTTTAAGAACCTTTGAAATAGCCCCAATGTTCAGCAGTTTAAAAATGCAGGCAATAAAGGAAGTAACCTATACTAACGCCCAAAAGACTCTCCTTAACTGCAACAAGAGATTCTGGGAAGAGCAAGGGATATTTGGAGGCGGTTCATATACAGATCTGCCTGTAACTGGTATATGGTATACTTCTGGTCGAGGACAAAAAAGTACGGAAGATGTACCCGGTGTAATTGTTGGCTCCTATAATTTTAACCTGGATGCTGTAAGGTTAGGTAATATGACTGACGAGGACAGATTTGAAAAAATAAAAAGAAATGTTGAAGAAGTCCACGGATTTTCTAAGGGATATCTCAATGATATTGCTACAGACTTTAAAACACAGGTTTGGGATAATGATCCTCTTTTTAGAGGAGCATTCTGCTATTTTACACCACAGCAGAAAAAATTATTTTCATGGGCAATGACTTTGCCAGAATATGGGGATAGAGTCTACTTTGCAGGTGAACATGTATCTGCAATACACAGATGGCAGCAAGGGGCGCTCAAAAGCGGTATGGAAGCTGCAAACGCTATAGCACGTACAAATCTGTATACACGCTAATCACAATTACCGTTTTATAATTTAATTAGGTGGTATACTAAATAATAGATAGATTTTAAACAATATAGGATAGAAAGGAATAAATTGTATGACTGAAGAACAAATGCTTGAAAAAAAGGTATGGGCTGTAGTAGGTGCAAATCAGGATCCTGAAAAGTATGGAAATAAAATATATAAGAAGTTGAAAAATAGCGGATATGAGGTTTATCCTGTCAACCCAGGATATGAGACTGTAGAAGGGGACAAATGTTATAAGGACTTATCTTCCCTTCCCAAAAAACCAGAAGTAATTGATATGGTTGTTTCACCTAAAATAGGGAAGAGTGTCATAGAAGAAGCCGCAAAATTAGGTATCAAAAACATATGGCTTCAGCCCGGAACATATAATGATGAATTGTTAAAAAGAATTAACGAGCTTGAACTTGATACAGTTATGGCTTGTGTACTTGTAGCTTTGAGATAGAAAATAAATAAAGGGAGTTGTTGTAAATTAAGTTTTATATTTCTTAACCGTACTTAAGGAGTATAAATTATATCAATGGAAGCAATCATTGATATAATTTTATACGTAAGTACAGGTGGTAAGAAAAAACTTTCTGTTTTACAACAACTCCCTTTTACATAAAGCATTTCAATGAAAATGAAAAAATAGTATAATTAAGACTATAGCAGCTTTATTATAAAATATTGGAGGGCTTACATGTCAATAAAATATCAGGATATGGCAAGAACTGGTAATACTAAACTATCGAGATTTGTAGCATCTGTTTCAGTTATACTATACTTTTATTTTTTAATCGGAAGTTTTATAGGCTCAATACCAATAGTATACGCTTTAATCAAAAATAGAGATGCTATTGTGGATTTAACTTATTCAACAGATGTTTATGCATTTATGGACGAATATGTAAACCCTTTTACAAACTACATATTTACCAATTTTACAATTTACTTTATGTTAGCGGGTTTATTTATAGCAATAAAGTTTATACATTATAGGACCTTTACTTCACTTATAACAACGAAAAGAAAAATCCAGTGGAGCAGATTCTGGATAGGTTTTTTAGTTTACGGCGGGCTTTCTGCTGTCGGGGCTGTAATAGATTATTTCTTATCGCCTGAAACTTATTCAATCAGTTTTGATGCGTCAAAATTCTGGATTGCTTTGCCTTTTATTCTTATTATGACACCCTTACAGGCAGCTACAGAAGAATTTGTTTTCAGGGGATACGTAATCCAAAGCTTCGGACTTAAAATAAAAAACGGTATACTGCTTGCGGCTATATCGGGTTTTATGTTTACGCTTCCGCATCTTATGAACCCTGAAGTAACCGCCTCAAGCACAACAGGTGTTATAGATACTGTTTGCATGGTTTTGAATTATTTTGTTGTTGGAATGATTTTTGCTATGGTTACAATAAAAACAAATTCTTTAGAGGCAGCAATAGGAGCTCATGCGGTAAACAATCTTATAGCATTTTTGCTTTTGGGGTATCCTGATAATGCACTTTCAACAAATACAGTATTTTACACATCCACTTTTAACCCGACAGGAAGTCTTATATCGGTAATAATTACAGGTTTTTTGTTTTACTTTATTACAGGATTTTTAATAAAAGAGCCAGTACAGACCGAAGAAGACTTCAAAATTACTTGTTAATAATACATAGGAAAAGGATGAAGTTATGAGTCTTCAATTTATTTATGGAAGGTCAGGTTCGGGGAAATCTTTCCATTGCTTGAATTCAATAAAAATTAAACAGAATATGGACAGCAGTAAAAAACTTGTCCTCCTTGTACCGGAGCAGTATACATTGCAGGCAGAACGTGACTTAATAAAGGTTCTCGGAACAGGAGGAATTTTAAATACTGAAGTGTTGAGTTTCAGGAGAATGGCCTATAGGGTTCTGAATGATGTTGGCGGAATTACATATCCGCATATACATCCTGCCGGAAAAAACATGATTATATATAGGATTCTGGATAGATTAAAGGAAGAATTTACTATATTTTACAAATCTGCCAATTGTAAAGGGTTTGTAAATACTTTGTCTACACTGATAACCGAGCTTAAAAGGTATAACGTAAAGGCGGAAAGCTTCGATGGAGTTTTAGAAGAACTTACTGAGGACAATTATCTTGCACACAAGCTAAAGGAAATAAAGCTCATTTACGGTGAGTTTGACAATATGCTTGAGAATCGCTACAGAGATACCGATGATGAATTGACATTACTATCATCTAAACTTTACTGTACAGAAATGTACAGTAAATCGGAAATTTGGATTGATGGTTTTGCAGGATTTACTCCTCAGGAGATTGATGTAATATCCAAGCTAATGCAACAAGCAGAGAATGTTTATATAACTATATGTACCGATGTACTTTTTGACGAGGTAAAGTCAGATTCTACGGATGTTTTTGCATCAGTAAAGAGATCTATTAAGAAATTTGTAAGTATAGCGGAAGCATGTGGGGTTAAAATACTTCCGCCTGTGGGCCTGAACAAGGCAATTCTGCCCAGGTTTAAAGACAGCAGAGAACTACAAAGCCTTGAAGCAAATTACTTTTCCTTTCCGTATAGGGCTTATCAGCAGCCAACAACAGATATAGAGCTTTTTGAATCAGTAAATATTTATGCTGAAATTGAAGAGTGTGCAAGGGATATAATAAGGCAATGCCGTGACAATGGTATGCAGTTTAAGGACATAACCGTTGCTACAAGAAATCTTGCAGGATACGAAAATCTTATAGAAGTAATTTTTGAACAGTACAACATACCATGCTTTATAGATTCCAAAACTGAAATATCAAATCATCCTTTGGTAAGGATGGTGCTTTCAATGCTGGAGATATTTACTGAAAATTGGTCCTATGAAGCGGTTTTCAGATATCTTAAGTCAGGACTTACTGGAATAGATGATACAAAGATAGACTTATTGGAAAACTATGTTCTGGCCTGCGGGATTAGGGGCAGTCGTTGGACTCAAGAGGAGGATTGGAATACAAGTATTGAATTCAAACCTGATGATAAACAGAATCCTGAAAATGATGAAATGCTGCTGCAGGTAAATATGACTAGAAACGAAATAAGGGAACCTCTTTTGCGTTTTCGAAACAGAACAAAGGGTAGAAGAACTGCAGGGGATTTTTGTACCGGAATTTATGAGTATCTAGTTGAAATCGGTGTAGAAGAAAGAATACGTAACTATATAGACAGTTTTTCAAAAAGTGGCCAGTTAAGGCTTGCAGGGGAATATCAGCAGGTCTGGAACATACTCATGGATGTTTTTGATCAGGTTGTAGAAGTAATGGGAGATGAAACCTTTGGGATTGAAAAGTTTGCCAATGTATTCAAAATAGGACTGGCAGAATACAAGATTTCATCTATTCCAGCATCACTAGACCAGGTTTTAGTAGGAAGTATTGAGCACTTAAGAAGCCACGAAATAAAAGCTCTATACATTCTGGGAACCAATGACG
It includes:
- the addB gene encoding helicase-exonuclease AddAB subunit AddB; this encodes MSLQFIYGRSGSGKSFHCLNSIKIKQNMDSSKKLVLLVPEQYTLQAERDLIKVLGTGGILNTEVLSFRRMAYRVLNDVGGITYPHIHPAGKNMIIYRILDRLKEEFTIFYKSANCKGFVNTLSTLITELKRYNVKAESFDGVLEELTEDNYLAHKLKEIKLIYGEFDNMLENRYRDTDDELTLLSSKLYCTEMYSKSEIWIDGFAGFTPQEIDVISKLMQQAENVYITICTDVLFDEVKSDSTDVFASVKRSIKKFVSIAEACGVKILPPVGLNKAILPRFKDSRELQSLEANYFSFPYRAYQQPTTDIELFESVNIYAEIEECARDIIRQCRDNGMQFKDITVATRNLAGYENLIEVIFEQYNIPCFIDSKTEISNHPLVRMVLSMLEIFTENWSYEAVFRYLKSGLTGIDDTKIDLLENYVLACGIRGSRWTQEEDWNTSIEFKPDDKQNPENDEMLLQVNMTRNEIREPLLRFRNRTKGRRTAGDFCTGIYEYLVEIGVEERIRNYIDSFSKSGQLRLAGEYQQVWNILMDVFDQVVEVMGDETFGIEKFANVFKIGLAEYKISSIPASLDQVLVGSIEHLRSHEIKALYILGTNDGVFPSSGITEGVLSDADREVLNKSGIELASDTKSRAFDEQYLIYRTLTTPKNFLRISWPIADHEGRTMRPSIIISRMRKIFPNITEKNNILKPSEDKENIELIVSPIPAFNQLVSVLRQKNEGIEPGYMWKELFAWFSSQEEWKQKCDAMIRALKYRNVAVPVDKSKIRELYGNNPYFTVSRLEKYTSCPFAFYVQYGLGARERKIYRLSPPDVGTFMHAVIERFSKMVDENNYSWREFDKQWCSDEVSKIVDELLGNMKNTILGSSKRFKALAVRLKRVVTRAVWLIAEHIRRSSFEPMGYEVEFGEGGEYPPIVIELDSGEKIKLVGRIDRIDTLSTDNGKYLRIVDYKSGEKDFKLSDVYYGLQMQLITYLDALWEYSEKSGQKALPGGILYFRVDDPMIKGTGSSSPEEIETAIMKKLKMKGLLLADVQLIKYMDNAIEGNSIIIPARINKGDVLGRSSAATIEQFTVLRGFVKQILKDMCSELMKGNVPISPYKKKKITSCSYCNYSSVCQFDQSQKENSFRMLHDREDDDIWKLMDEISEKDN